The Streptomyces sp. WZ-12 genome segment CCATCTCACGTGAGGGGCCTTACGCCGGCTTACAGGGCCGCTGACCAGCAGTGGACGATCGGGTTGCGTCGCCCGTAGTGCCGCCTCGCTGTGTGAGTGGCCGTGGTGCCAGGACAGGACCCTTCCCCGCGGTCCCTCAAGGACCAGGGGATACCCAACTCACGAAGCGAAGGCTAAGACGTGCGTACGTACAGCCCCAAGCCCGGCGACGTTCAGCGCCAGTGGCACATCATCGACGCGCAGGACGTCGTTCTCGGTCGCCTGGCCAGCCAGGCCGCCTCCCTCCTGCGGGGTAAGCACAAGCCGGTTTACGCCCCTCACGTCGACACCGGTGACTTCGTCATCATCGTCAACGCCGACAAGGTGCACCTCTCCGGCAACAAGCGCACCCAGAAGATGGCCTACCGCCACTCCGGCTTCCCGGGTGGTCTGCGCTCCGTCCGTTACGACGAGCTGCTGGACAAGAACCCCGAGAAGGCCGTCGAGAAGGCCATCAAGGGCATGCTCCCCAAGAACACCCTCGGCCGTCAGATGCTCTCGAAGCTGAAGGTCTACGCGGGCGCCGAGCACCCGCACGCTGCTCAGCAGCCGGTCCCGTTCGAGATCACCCAGGTCGCGCAGTAAGTCCGGCCACCCCCTAAGACGACAGAGAGAATCTGAGGAGCATCGTGGCTGAGACCACCCCCGAGACCCCGCTGGACGAGGTCGAGGTCGAGCAGTACACCACCGAGACCGAGGTCGTGGAGGGCGAGTACACCTCCGAGTCCCTCGCGTCCCGCTTCGGTGAGCCGCAGCCGGCCGCCGGCCTGGGTCGCCGCAAGAACGCCATCGCCCGCGTCCGGATCGTTCCGGGCACCGGCCAGTGGAAGATCAACGGCCGCACCCTTGAGGGCTACTTCCCGAACAAGGTGCACCAGCAGGAAGTCAACGAGCCCTTCAAGGTGCTCGAACTGGACAACCGCTACGACGTCATCGCCCGCATCGCCGGCGGCGGCATCTCCGGCCAGGCCGGTGCGCTGCGCCTGGGCGTGGCCCGTGCGCTGAACGAGGCGGACGTGGACGCCAACCGTCCCGCCCTGAAGAAGGCCGGGTTCCTCAAGCGTGACGACCGTGCGGTCGAGCGCAAGAAGGCCGGTCTCAAGAAGGCCCGCAAGGCTCCGCAGTACAGCAAGCGCTAATCGCGCGCTGCACGAGGCAGCCCAGGCGAACGCCCCGGTGGCACTTCCGTGCTGCCGGGGCGTTCGTTTAGTCACTAGGTGGCGGGCGTCCGGAGCGGCGCCTGGTGGATCGTAATGGAGGACACCAGTGGGACGACTCTTCGGCACGGACGGTGTGCGCGGCGTCGCCAATGCGGATCTGACGGCGGAGCTGGCGCTCGGCCTGTCGGTCGCGGCGGCACACGTGCTGGCCGAGGCGGGGACGTTTGCAGGGCACCGGCCGACGGCCGTGGTCGGTCGCGATCCGCGGGCGTCCGGGGAGTTCCTGGAGGCCGCGGTGGTCGCGGGCCTGGCCAGCGCCGGGGTGGACGTGCTGCGGGTGGGCGTGCTGCCGACCCCGGCGGTCGCGTACCTGACCGGGGTGCTCGGCGCCGACCTGGGCGTGATGCTCTCCGCCAGCCACAACCCGATGCCCGACAACGGCATCAAGTTCTTCGCGCGCGGCGGCCACAAGCTGGCCGACGAGCTGGAGGACCGGATCGAGGAGACCTACCGGGCGCACAGCTCCGGTGAGCCGTGGGAGCGGCCGACCGGCTCCGGCGTCGGCCGGGTCACCGACTACGACGAGGGCTTCGACAAGTACGTCGCGCACCTGGTCGGCGTGTTGCCCAACCGCCTGGACGGGCTGAAGATCGTCATCGACGGGGCGCACGGTGCGGCGGCCCGGGTCTCGCCCGAGGCGTTCGCGCGGGCCGGCGCCGAGGTGATCACCCTCGGCACCGAGCCCAACGGCCTGAACATCAACGACGGTTGCGGCTCCACCCACCTCGACAAGCTGCGCGCCGCCGTCGTCGAGCACGGTGCCGACCTGGGCGTGGCCCACGACGGTGACGCCGACCGCTGCCTGGCCGTGGACCACGCCGGCAACGAGGTCGACGGCGACCAGATCCTCTCCGTCCTGGCGCTCGGCATGCACGAGGCCGGCACGCTGCGCGAGGACACCGTCGTCGCCACCGTCATGTCCAACCTGGGCTTCAAGCTGGCCATGGAGCGCGCCGGCATCGCCCTCGTCCAGACCGCGGTCGGCGACCGCTACGTCCTGGAGGAGATGAAGGCGCACGGCTTCGCGCTGGGCGGCGAGCAGTCCGGTCACGTCATCGTGCTGGACCACGCCACCACCGGCGACGGGACGCTGACCGGCCTGATGCTGGCGGCCCGGGTCGCCGCGACCGGCCGCACCCTGGCCGAGCTCGCCGGCGTCATGGAGCGGCTGCCGCAGATCCTCATCAACGTCCCCGACGTCGACAAGTCCCGGGTGGGCAGCTCCCCCGAGGTGTCCGCGGCGGTCGCCGAGGCCGAGCAGGAACTGGGCGCCACCGGGCGGGTGCTGCTGCGGCCCTCCGGCACCGAGCCGCTGGTGCGGGTGATGGTCGAGGCCGCCGACATCGAGCAGGCGCGGGCGGTCGCGCAGCGGCTCGCCGACGCGGTCAAGTCCGCTCTGGGATAACGGAGTTCGCGCGGCGGGGGCGCTCGGGCGACAGTTGTGCTGTCGCCCGGGCGCCCCCGCCGCGTTGTCTACAGCTTCCGCAGGGACAGCCGCTGCACCTTGTGGTCCGGGCCCTTGCGGAGCACCAGGTTGGCGCGGCCGCGGGTGGGCGCCACGTTCTGCTCCAGGTTCGGGCGGTTGATGGTGCGCCACATCATCCGCGCGTAGTCCAGCGCCTCCTCCTCGGAGACCTGGGTGTACTTGCGGAAGTACGAGAACGGGTTCTGGAACGCCGTCCGGCGCAGCTTGCGGAAGCGGCCGAGGTACCAGCGCTCGATGTCCTCGGACCGGGCGTCCACGTAGACCGAGAAGTCGAAGAAGTCGGCCAGGCCCAGCCGGGTGCGGCCGTCCTTGCCGGGCAGCGCCGGCTGGAGGACGTTGAGGCCCTCGACGATCAGGATGTCCGGCCGGTGCACGGTCAACCGCTCGTCGGGCACGATGTCGTAGATCAGGTGCGAGTAGACCGGCGCGGTGACCTCCGCCCGGCCCGACTTCACGTCCGCGACGAAGCGGGTCAGCGCCCGACGGTCGTAGGACTCCGGGAAGCCCTTGCGGGACATCAGGCCGCGCCGGTGCAGTTCGGCGTTGGGATAGAGGAAGCCGTCGGTGGTGACCAGCTCCACCCGCGGATGTTCCGGCCAGCGGGCCAACAGTGCCTGGAGCAGCCGGGCGGTGGTGGACTTGCCGACCGCCACGCTGCCGGCCACGCCTATCACGAAGGGGGTGCCGGGCTGCGAGCCGTGGCCGTTGCCGGTGTCGTCCAGGAAGGTGTTGAGCGCCCCGCGCAGATTGCTGGTGGCGCCGACGTAGAGATTGAGCAGCCGGGACAGCGGGAGGTAGACGTCGCGCACCTCGTCGAGGTCGATGACGTCGCCGAGCCCGCGCAGCTGCTCGACCTCCTCGGCGGTCAACGGCAGCGGGGTCTTCTCCCGTAGGGCGCTCCACTCCGCGCGCGTCAGATCGACGTACGGCGAGCTGTCGGTGCGGCGTCGTGGTTGCGCGTGCGGATCCGTCGTCAAAGACACGGGCCCATTGTCCGCCGCGCGGGCGGGCGGGCTGCGGCGGGGTGGCGGTGCGGCCGGCCCGCACGGTCCGACCTGCGGGTCCGCGCGACGGGTGCCGGGACCGGGCGAGAGCGGGGGATTGCGGGGCCGGGTCGCGGTGCGCGCCCGTACGGCGCGGGGGCGAGGCCGGCGCGTAGGCTGCCCCCCATGTGCGGAATCGTGGGTTACGTGGGCGGGCAGAGCGCCCTAGAGGTGGTGCTGGCCGGGCTGAAGCGACTGGAGTACCGCGGCTACGACTCGGCCGGCGTCGCGGTCCTGGCCGACGGCGGACTGGCGGCGGCCAAGAAGGCCGGGAAACTGGCCAATCTGGAGAAGGAGTTGGCCGATCGTCCGCTGCCCTCGGGCACGGTCGGCATCGGCCACACCCGGTGGGCCACGCACGGCGGCCCGACGGACGTCAACGCGCATCCGCACCTGGACAACGCCGGCCGGGTGTCCGTCGTCCACAACGGCATCATCGAGAACTTCGCCGCGCTGCGCACCGAACTCATCGACCGCGGCCACGCGTTGACCTCCGAGACCGACACCGAGGTGGTCGCGCACCTGCTCGCCGAGGCGTACTCCTCGTGCGGCGAACTGCCCGAGGCGATGCGGCAGGCGTGCCGGCGGCTGGAGGGCGCCTTCACCCTCGTCGCGGTACACGCCGACGCGCCGGACCTGGTCGTCGGGGCGCGCCGCAACTCCCCGCTGGTGGTGGGCATCGGCGAGGACGAGGCGTTCCTCGCCTCCGACGTGGCGGCGTTCATCGCCCACACCCGGGAGGCCGTCGAACTCGGCCAGGACCAGGTCGTCGAGCTCCGCCGGGACGGCGTGACGGTCACCGACTTCGACGGCGCGCCCGCCGAGGTCCGCGCCTACCACGTCGACTGGGACGCCTCCGCCGCCGAGAAGGGCGGCTACGACTACTTCATGCTCAAGGAGATCGCCGAGCAGCCGAAGGCGGTCGCCGACACCCTGCTGGGCCGGGTCGACGCCGCCGGCGTGCTCTCGCTCGACGAGGTGCGGATCCCGCCGGCGGTGCTGCGGGAGGTCAACAAGGTCGTCATCGTGGCCTGCGGCACCGCCTACCACGCCGGGATGATCGCCAAGTACGCCATCGAGCACTGGACGCGGGTCCCCTGCGAGACCGAGCTGGCCAGCGAGTTCCGCTACCGCGACCCGATCCTCGACGACCGCACCCTGGTCATCGCCATCAGCCAGTCCGGCGAGACCATGGACACCCTGATGGCGCTGCGGCACGCCCGCGAACAGGGCGCGCGGGTGCTCGCCATCTGCAACACCAACGGGTCGACGATCCCCCGCGAGTCCGACGCGGTGCTCTACACCCACGCCGGCCCGGAGGTCGCGGTCGCTTCCACCAAGGCGTTCCTGACCCAACTGGTCGCCGTCTACCTCGTCGCGCTCTACCTCGGGCAGGTCCGCGGCACCAAGTGGGGCGACGAGATCCGGGCCGTGGTCCGCGAACTGGCCGCCATCGGCACGCAGGTGGAGCAGGTGCTCGGCACCATGGAGCCGGTCCGCGAACTGGCCCGCTCCCTGGTCGACAAGAACACCGTGCTCTTCCTGGGCCGACACGTCGGCTACCCGGTGGCCCTGGAGGGCGCCCTCAAGCTCAAGGAACTGGCGTACATGCACGCCGAGGGCTTCGCCGCCGGCGAGCTCAAGCACGGCCCGATCGCGCTCATCGAGGAGGACCTCCCGGTCGTCGTGGTCGTCCCGTCGCCGCGCGGCCGGTCCGTCCTGCACGACAAGATCGTCTCCAACATCCAGGAGATCCGGGCCCGCGGCGCCCGCACCATCGTCATCGCGGAGGAGGGTGACGAGGCGGTCGTCCCGTACGCCGACCACCTCGTCCGGGTGCCCCGTACGCCGGTGTTGCTCCAGCCGCTGGTGTCCTCCGTACCGCTCCAGGTGTTCGCGTGCGAGCTGGCCACCGCCCGAGGCAACGAGGTCGACCAGCCGCGCAACCTCGCCAAGTCGGTCACGGTGGAGTGACCTGGTGATCATCGGGGTTGGGATCGACGTCGCGGAGATCGACCGGTTCGACGCGGCGCTGCGGCGGACGCCGGAGCTGGCGCACCGGCTCTTCATCGAGGGGGAGTTGACGCTGCCGAGCGGCGAACGGCGCGGCATCGCCTCCCTGGCGGCCCGGTTCGCCGCCAAGGAGGCGGTGGCCAAGGCGCTGGGCGCACCGGGCGGACTGCACTGGACGGACGCGGAGGTCTACGTCGAGGACAGCGGGCAGCCGCGGCTGCGGGTCCGCGGCACGGTCGCCGCCCGGGCCGCCGAACTCGGCGTGCGGGCCTGGCACGTGTCGCTCAGTCACGACGCGGGCGTCGCCTCCGCGGTGGTGATCGCCGAAGCGTAGCGCCCGGGCACGCGCGGGCGGTCGGGCGCGCGTTGCGCCGCCCGGCCACACCCCGGTGTGACACTGGCCGCATGAGGACTGCCTACAGCGTGGAGACCGTGCGGGCCGCCGAGCAGGAGCTGATGGCCCGCTTGCCCGACGGGGCCCTGATGCAGCGGGCGGCGGCCGGACTGGCCGTCGCCTGCGCCGAGTTGCTGGGCCGGGTCTACGGCTCCCGGGTGGTGCTCCTGGTGGGCAGCGGCGACAACGGCGGGGACGCGCTGTACGCCGGCGCCCGGTTGGCGCGGCGCGGCGCCGGCGTGAGCGCGGTGCTGCTCGCGCCCGAACGCGCCCACGCCGGCGGCCTGGCCGCCCTCCGCGCCGCCGGCGGCCGGATCGCCACCGACCCGCTCCGGGCCGTCGAACGCGCCGACTTGGTGCTCGACGGCATCGTCGGCATCGGCGGCCGCGGCGGGCTGCGCCCGGAGGCCGCCCGGCTGGCCCGCGCCGCGTGGGACCACGCGACCGTGGTGGCCGTCGACCTGCCGAGCGGGGTGGACGCCGACACCGGTGAGGTGCACGGGGACGCCGTGTGGGCCGACGTCACCGTCACGTTCGGCGCGTACAAGCCGGGCCTGCTGATCGACCCGGCGCGCGAACGGGCCGGCGCGCTGCGGCTGGTGGACATCGGGCTCACCCCGCCGGAGAGCGCCGAGGTGACGGCGCTTCAGCACGCGGACGTCGCGGAGCTGCTGCCGCGCCCGGCCGCCGAGAGCGACAAGTACCGGCGGGGCGTGGTCGGGGTGGTCGCCGGGTCGGCGCGCTATCCGGGGGCCGCGGTGCTCGCGGTGGCGGGCGCGCTGCGGGGCGGTGCCGGGGCGGTGCGGTACGTCGGGCCGGCGACGGACGCGGTGTTGGCGCGGTTCCCGGAGACGCTGGTGCACGCCGGCCCGCCGGGGAAGGCCGGCCGGGTCCAGTCCTGGGTGGTCGGCCCGGGCCTCGGCGACGAGCCGGGGGCGCTGGACGACGTCCTGGCTGTCCTGGACGCGGACGTCCCGGTGCTCGTCGACGCGGACGGGCTGCGCTTCCTGACGCCCGATCGGCTCCGGCGGAGGGCGGCCGGGACGCTGCTGACGCCGCACGCGGGGGAGGCGGCGGCGCTGCTGGCGCGCGGTCGCGAGGAGGTCGAGGCGGCGCGGCTGGGCTCCGTACGGGAGGTGGCGGCGCGGTACGGGGCGACGGTGCTGCTGAAGGGCTCGACGACGCTGGTGGCGGACCCGGCGCCGGGCGTCCCGGTGCGGGTCAACCCCACCGGGACGGGCTGGCTCGCCACGGCCGGCAGCGGCGACGTCCTCTCCGGCCTCACCGGGGCCCTCCTCGCCGCGGGCCTCGCCCCGCGCGATGCGGGCTCGGTGGGCGCCTACCTCCACGGCCTCGCCGGCCGCCTCGCGGCCGGCCCGCACGGCCAGCCGATCGCGGCGTCGGAGGTCGCGGGGGCGTTGGGGGAGGCTTGGGCCAACGTCTGTTCCTGACCTCTCCTGACTTCCCGAGGAGGCGGCGGCGCACCAGGCAGCGGACCGCGCCCGGCCCGAGGAAAGGCGGACAGGCCCAGCGGAATCCCCCAAAGCGTCGCGCCTTCGATGGGGGAAGGCCCACAAACGTGGGACGGCTGTGGCGTCACCCGGCCCCTGGGGCCGGGTCGCCTGCGACACTGAGGGGGATGAACGAGACAGCTAAGCGCGCCCGTGCCGCCATCGACCTCGCCGCCGTGCGGTCGAACGTCCGTGCACTGCGGGACCGCGCCCCCGGGGCAGAGCTGATGGCCGTCGTGAAGTCCGACGGCTACGGGCACGGCGCGGTCCGCTGTGCCCGTGCGGCCCGTGAGGCCGGCGCGGGCTGGGTGGGCGTGGCGCTGCCCGAGGAGGCGTTCGCGCTGCGGGAGGCCGGCGACCGCGGCCGGTTGATGTGCTGGCTGTGGACGCCGGGCGGGCCCTGGGGCCGGGCGATCGAGCAGGACGTGGACGTCTCGGTGAGCGGGATGTGGGCGCTGCGCGAGGTCGCGGAGGCGGCGCGGCGCTGCGGGCGCACCGCGCGCGTGCAGTTGAAGATCGACACCGGCCTGGGCCGCAACGGCTGTCCGCCCGCGGACTGGACGGAGCTGACCGCCGCCGCCCGCGCCGCCGAGGCCGAGGGGGCGCTCACCGTCACCGGCGTCTGGTCGCACTTCGCCTGCGCCGACGAGCCCGGACACCCGTCGATCGCCGCCCAGTTGACCGAGTTCCACCGGGCGCTGGCGGTCGCCGAGGCGGCCGGGCTGCGCCCGGAGGTGCGGCACATCTCCAACACCCCCGCGCTGCTCACCCTCCCCGAGGCCCACTTCGACCTCGTCCGCAGCGGGATCGGGATCTATGGCGTCTCGCCCAGCCCGGAGGTCGGTGTTCCGGAGGACTTCGGGCTGCGGCAGGTGATGACGCTGGAGGCGTCGCTGGCGTCGGTGAAGCGGGTGCCGGGTGGGCACGGGGTGTCGTACGGGCACCACTACACGACGCCGGGGGAGACCACCCTGGCGCTGGTGCCCCTGGGGTACGCCGACGGCATTCCGCGGCATGCCTCGGGGACGGGGCCGGTGCTGGTCGCCGGGAAGTGGCGGACGATCGCGGGGCGGGTCGCGATGGACCAGTTCGTGGTCGACCTGGGCGGGGACCGGGCCGAGGTCGGCGAGCAGGCGGTGCTGTTCGGGCCCGGGGACCGCGGCGAGCCGAGCGCGGAGGACTGGGCGCGGGCGGCCGGGACGATCGGGTACGAGATCGTCACCCGGATCGGGAAGCGGGTGCCGCGCGTCTATGTGGACAGCGAGGTCCCCACGCAGGTCGGGGACCGGCGGGAAGGTGACACGGCGCTGACGGGGGGCATGGCATGACCGAGGGGACCGAGGCCGCGGCGCAGGCCGTCGAGACGGCCGCGGAGGCGGCGGGCAACTGGGCCAAGGCAGGCCGTCAGGCGGGCCTCGCGGGCCTGGCGATCGGCGTGGTCGCGGCGGGCGCGGCGGCCGGGGTGGCCATGGAGCGGCTGACGGTCGGTCGGGGGATGCGCCGGCGGGCCCGGCTGGCGTTGGACGCGGTCGGCCCGTACGGGACGTTGCGCGGCACCCCGGGCACGGCGGTCGCCGAGGACGGGACCGCGCTGTACTACGAGGTCGACGAGGTCGCGGATGGCCCGGCCCCGAGGCCGTCCCGGGGTGGCAGGGCGGCCGTGAACGGTGCGCCGGGCGCCCGCGCGGGCAAGGAGGTCCGGGCGGTCCAGGAGGCCCGGAGCGGGCTGCACAAGCGGCTCGCGGCGGCCCTGGGGCGACGTTCGCCGGCGCCCACGGTCGTCTTCAGTCACGGCTACTGCCTCAGCCAGGACTCCTGGCACTTCCAACGGGCCGTGCTGCGCGGCGCGGTCCGCACCGTCCACTGGGACCAGCGCAGCCACGGCCGCTCGGCGCGCGGCCACGGGCAGATCGACGGCACCGAGCCGGTCACCATCGACCTGCTGGGCCGGGACCTGAAGGCGGTGTTGGACGCCGCGGTGCCCGAGGGGCCGATCGTGCTGGTCGGGCACTCCATGGGCGGGATGACGGTGATGGCGCTGGCCGACCAGTTCCCCGAGTACGTCGCGGAGCGGGTGGTCGGCGTGGCGCTGATCGGGACGTCGGCGGGCCGGCTGAGCGAGGTCGGG includes the following:
- the rplM gene encoding 50S ribosomal protein L13; translated protein: MRTYSPKPGDVQRQWHIIDAQDVVLGRLASQAASLLRGKHKPVYAPHVDTGDFVIIVNADKVHLSGNKRTQKMAYRHSGFPGGLRSVRYDELLDKNPEKAVEKAIKGMLPKNTLGRQMLSKLKVYAGAEHPHAAQQPVPFEITQVAQ
- the rpsI gene encoding 30S ribosomal protein S9, encoding MAETTPETPLDEVEVEQYTTETEVVEGEYTSESLASRFGEPQPAAGLGRRKNAIARVRIVPGTGQWKINGRTLEGYFPNKVHQQEVNEPFKVLELDNRYDVIARIAGGGISGQAGALRLGVARALNEADVDANRPALKKAGFLKRDDRAVERKKAGLKKARKAPQYSKR
- the glmM gene encoding phosphoglucosamine mutase: MGRLFGTDGVRGVANADLTAELALGLSVAAAHVLAEAGTFAGHRPTAVVGRDPRASGEFLEAAVVAGLASAGVDVLRVGVLPTPAVAYLTGVLGADLGVMLSASHNPMPDNGIKFFARGGHKLADELEDRIEETYRAHSSGEPWERPTGSGVGRVTDYDEGFDKYVAHLVGVLPNRLDGLKIVIDGAHGAAARVSPEAFARAGAEVITLGTEPNGLNINDGCGSTHLDKLRAAVVEHGADLGVAHDGDADRCLAVDHAGNEVDGDQILSVLALGMHEAGTLREDTVVATVMSNLGFKLAMERAGIALVQTAVGDRYVLEEMKAHGFALGGEQSGHVIVLDHATTGDGTLTGLMLAARVAATGRTLAELAGVMERLPQILINVPDVDKSRVGSSPEVSAAVAEAEQELGATGRVLLRPSGTEPLVRVMVEAADIEQARAVAQRLADAVKSALG
- the coaA gene encoding type I pantothenate kinase — its product is MSLTTDPHAQPRRRTDSSPYVDLTRAEWSALREKTPLPLTAEEVEQLRGLGDVIDLDEVRDVYLPLSRLLNLYVGATSNLRGALNTFLDDTGNGHGSQPGTPFVIGVAGSVAVGKSTTARLLQALLARWPEHPRVELVTTDGFLYPNAELHRRGLMSRKGFPESYDRRALTRFVADVKSGRAEVTAPVYSHLIYDIVPDERLTVHRPDILIVEGLNVLQPALPGKDGRTRLGLADFFDFSVYVDARSEDIERWYLGRFRKLRRTAFQNPFSYFRKYTQVSEEEALDYARMMWRTINRPNLEQNVAPTRGRANLVLRKGPDHKVQRLSLRKL
- the glmS gene encoding glutamine--fructose-6-phosphate transaminase (isomerizing), with protein sequence MCGIVGYVGGQSALEVVLAGLKRLEYRGYDSAGVAVLADGGLAAAKKAGKLANLEKELADRPLPSGTVGIGHTRWATHGGPTDVNAHPHLDNAGRVSVVHNGIIENFAALRTELIDRGHALTSETDTEVVAHLLAEAYSSCGELPEAMRQACRRLEGAFTLVAVHADAPDLVVGARRNSPLVVGIGEDEAFLASDVAAFIAHTREAVELGQDQVVELRRDGVTVTDFDGAPAEVRAYHVDWDASAAEKGGYDYFMLKEIAEQPKAVADTLLGRVDAAGVLSLDEVRIPPAVLREVNKVVIVACGTAYHAGMIAKYAIEHWTRVPCETELASEFRYRDPILDDRTLVIAISQSGETMDTLMALRHAREQGARVLAICNTNGSTIPRESDAVLYTHAGPEVAVASTKAFLTQLVAVYLVALYLGQVRGTKWGDEIRAVVRELAAIGTQVEQVLGTMEPVRELARSLVDKNTVLFLGRHVGYPVALEGALKLKELAYMHAEGFAAGELKHGPIALIEEDLPVVVVVPSPRGRSVLHDKIVSNIQEIRARGARTIVIAEEGDEAVVPYADHLVRVPRTPVLLQPLVSSVPLQVFACELATARGNEVDQPRNLAKSVTVE
- a CDS encoding holo-ACP synthase; this translates as MVIIGVGIDVAEIDRFDAALRRTPELAHRLFIEGELTLPSGERRGIASLAARFAAKEAVAKALGAPGGLHWTDAEVYVEDSGQPRLRVRGTVAARAAELGVRAWHVSLSHDAGVASAVVIAEA
- a CDS encoding NAD(P)H-hydrate dehydratase, with amino-acid sequence MRTAYSVETVRAAEQELMARLPDGALMQRAAAGLAVACAELLGRVYGSRVVLLVGSGDNGGDALYAGARLARRGAGVSAVLLAPERAHAGGLAALRAAGGRIATDPLRAVERADLVLDGIVGIGGRGGLRPEAARLARAAWDHATVVAVDLPSGVDADTGEVHGDAVWADVTVTFGAYKPGLLIDPARERAGALRLVDIGLTPPESAEVTALQHADVAELLPRPAAESDKYRRGVVGVVAGSARYPGAAVLAVAGALRGGAGAVRYVGPATDAVLARFPETLVHAGPPGKAGRVQSWVVGPGLGDEPGALDDVLAVLDADVPVLVDADGLRFLTPDRLRRRAAGTLLTPHAGEAAALLARGREEVEAARLGSVREVAARYGATVLLKGSTTLVADPAPGVPVRVNPTGTGWLATAGSGDVLSGLTGALLAAGLAPRDAGSVGAYLHGLAGRLAAGPHGQPIAASEVAGALGEAWANVCS
- the alr gene encoding alanine racemase — translated: MNETAKRARAAIDLAAVRSNVRALRDRAPGAELMAVVKSDGYGHGAVRCARAAREAGAGWVGVALPEEAFALREAGDRGRLMCWLWTPGGPWGRAIEQDVDVSVSGMWALREVAEAARRCGRTARVQLKIDTGLGRNGCPPADWTELTAAARAAEAEGALTVTGVWSHFACADEPGHPSIAAQLTEFHRALAVAEAAGLRPEVRHISNTPALLTLPEAHFDLVRSGIGIYGVSPSPEVGVPEDFGLRQVMTLEASLASVKRVPGGHGVSYGHHYTTPGETTLALVPLGYADGIPRHASGTGPVLVAGKWRTIAGRVAMDQFVVDLGGDRAEVGEQAVLFGPGDRGEPSAEDWARAAGTIGYEIVTRIGKRVPRVYVDSEVPTQVGDRREGDTALTGGMA
- a CDS encoding alpha/beta fold hydrolase; its protein translation is MTEGTEAAAQAVETAAEAAGNWAKAGRQAGLAGLAIGVVAAGAAAGVAMERLTVGRGMRRRARLALDAVGPYGTLRGTPGTAVAEDGTALYYEVDEVADGPAPRPSRGGRAAVNGAPGARAGKEVRAVQEARSGLHKRLAAALGRRSPAPTVVFSHGYCLSQDSWHFQRAVLRGAVRTVHWDQRSHGRSARGHGQIDGTEPVTIDLLGRDLKAVLDAAVPEGPIVLVGHSMGGMTVMALADQFPEYVAERVVGVALIGTSAGRLSEVGFGLPSMGSKAFHWLAPGVLRALGRQSEIVERGRRATADLFAGLIKRYSFGGPDVDPAIARFGERLIEATPIDVVAEFFPAFAVHDKTEALVAYDAVPALVLAGEEDLITPAEHSRTIAEVLPDAELVCVPDAGHLVMLERPELVNDHLVALVERAGAAARRSRSARA